The proteins below are encoded in one region of Clostridium fermenticellae:
- a CDS encoding metalloregulator ArsR/SmtB family transcription factor, with translation MKEDMNNIEVCDCSGCDDCDCNEIHEDCIKCVRDNMLEEETFLKLSDLFKVLGDNTRIKIIYALFKKELCVCDIAQVLSMSQSSISHQLRILKSAHLVKFRREGKVVYYSLDDEHIFQLFNAGLEHIQHN, from the coding sequence ATGAAAGAAGATATGAATAACATAGAAGTTTGTGATTGCAGTGGATGTGATGATTGTGACTGTAATGAAATTCATGAAGATTGTATAAAATGTGTTAGAGACAACATGCTTGAAGAAGAAACATTTTTAAAATTATCAGATTTATTTAAGGTACTCGGGGATAATACTAGAATAAAAATAATATATGCACTTTTTAAAAAGGAATTATGTGTTTGTGATATTGCACAAGTCCTAAGTATGAGTCAATCATCAATATCTCATCAGCTTAGAATCTTAAAATCTGCACATTTGGTAAAATTTAGGAGAGAAGGAAAAGTAGTTTATTATTCTTTGGATGATGAACATATATTCCAATTATTTAATGCAGGACTTGAACACATTCAACACAATTAG
- a CDS encoding MBL fold metallo-hydrolase, whose protein sequence is MIIKWLGHSSFLLEDSNGRKILTDPFDETVGYECCNEKVDIVSISHHHFDHDYVDNLKYDNIIDKPGSFNLCNIKITGLQSYHDKVKGAKRGENTIFIFEMDGYRICHLGDLGYILSSDEINKLGNIDVLLIPIGGNYTIDGHEASELAKLVKSHILIPMHYKTPLLSFKLDGLENFLLYMKNGERVNSNTLVLNGPLSGINIVKILNYK, encoded by the coding sequence ATGATAATTAAATGGCTTGGACACTCTTCGTTTTTATTAGAAGACTCCAATGGTAGAAAAATACTTACTGATCCATTTGATGAAACAGTTGGTTACGAGTGCTGCAATGAAAAAGTCGACATAGTATCAATAAGCCATCATCACTTTGATCATGATTATGTCGATAATTTGAAATATGATAATATAATTGACAAACCAGGCAGCTTCAACTTATGTAATATAAAAATAACTGGTCTTCAATCATATCATGATAAGGTAAAGGGTGCAAAAAGAGGGGAAAATACAATCTTTATTTTTGAAATGGATGGATATAGAATATGCCATCTCGGTGACCTTGGTTATATTCTTTCAAGCGATGAAATAAATAAATTAGGAAACATTGATGTACTGCTTATACCTATCGGAGGAAATTATACAATAGATGGACATGAAGCTTCGGAATTAGCAAAATTAGTTAAGAGTCACATATTAATACCCATGCACTATAAAACTCCCTTACTTTCATTTAAATTAGACGGCCTTGAAAATTTCCTACTATATATGAAAAATGGTGAAAGAGTTAATAGTAATACTCTTGTATTAAATGGGCCTCTTAGCGGAATAAATATAGTTAAAATTTTAAACTATAAATAA
- the ileS gene encoding isoleucine--tRNA ligase, with amino-acid sequence MYKKVDNNTSFVDMEKNVLKFWNDKQIVKKSFNLNKGGKYFTFYDGPPTANGKPHVGHILTRVIKDLIPRYKVMKGYQVLRKAGWDTHGLPVELEVEKALGISGKPQIEKYGVEKFIKKCKESVFTYVSEWKEMSERTGFWVDMENPYVTYHNDYIESVWWALKQIWDKGLLYKGDKIVPYCPRCGTALSSHEVSQGYKEVKEVSVYVKFKLKDQDKYMLAWTTTPWTLPSNVALAVNKAYDYVEVVNNGEHLILAEALLSKLEGEYEVVRKFKGEELVGLEYEQMFNFAQPEKDKKAFCVVHADYVTLTDGTGIVHTAPAFGEDDSNTGKKYNLAFINLVDTQGRFVDAVTDWKGMFVKDADPKIVKYLEEKGILYKAEKFKHSYPFCWRCDTPLLYYPRDTWFIRMSALRDKLVKNTNNTNWYPDNIRTGRFGNFVENVIDWGLSRERYWGTPLPIWQCECGHKECIGSIKELKEKGINVPENIELHKPYIDSVKLRCPHCGKEMTRTSEVIDCWFDSGSMPFAQHHYPFENKEVFEKNFPAQFISEAVDQTRGWFYTLMAVSTVLFDKSPFENCVVLGHVLDKYGLKMSKHKGNVLDPMIVLENEGADASRWYFYTASAPWLPSRFYEEAVQESQRKFLGTLWNVYSFYVLYAEIDKFNPLDYDNFVSQNVMDKWIISRLNSLIKETEDHLDNYRITQAAINIGDFVDELSNWYVRRNRSRYWSESLTDDKIGAYVTLYKVLVTLAKISAPFVPFMTEELYQSLVVALDKDAPESVHLCKWPEYDERVVDKQLETDMEEAYRIVKLGRSARNSANIKNRQPLSEMLVSVKNLPEYYGDIIKDELNIKKVVFNADLSKYVNFDIKPNLPVLGKKYGKLIPAIRKQISSMNQMELAQKIRNSEMVLIYVNDIEIELNENNLLVTMQGLEGFAFAGEDNVGVVLDTNITQDLREEGDLREILSKIQNMRKESGFEVADKIKLYINGNNGLEAVVKKFEDRLKKETLAVEVIYNENKDYSKCKINGEELGMLVEVVK; translated from the coding sequence ATGTACAAAAAAGTTGATAATAACACAAGTTTTGTTGATATGGAAAAAAACGTATTGAAATTTTGGAATGATAAACAAATTGTAAAAAAGAGTTTCAATTTAAATAAAGGTGGAAAGTATTTTACTTTTTATGACGGCCCACCGACAGCAAATGGAAAACCACATGTAGGTCATATTTTAACAAGAGTTATAAAAGACTTAATACCAAGATATAAAGTTATGAAAGGATACCAAGTTTTGAGAAAGGCTGGATGGGATACTCATGGGCTTCCAGTAGAACTTGAAGTTGAGAAAGCTCTTGGTATATCTGGAAAGCCTCAAATCGAGAAGTACGGTGTGGAAAAATTTATTAAAAAATGCAAAGAAAGTGTTTTTACTTATGTAAGTGAATGGAAGGAAATGTCTGAAAGGACAGGATTCTGGGTTGATATGGAAAATCCATATGTAACATACCATAATGATTATATAGAGTCAGTGTGGTGGGCCTTAAAACAAATTTGGGATAAAGGGCTTTTATATAAAGGAGATAAGATAGTGCCATATTGTCCTAGATGTGGAACAGCATTGTCATCACACGAAGTGTCTCAAGGATATAAAGAAGTAAAAGAAGTCTCTGTATATGTAAAATTCAAGTTAAAGGATCAAGATAAATATATGCTTGCATGGACAACTACACCCTGGACTTTACCAAGCAATGTAGCTTTGGCAGTTAACAAAGCATATGATTATGTTGAAGTAGTTAATAATGGGGAACATTTAATATTGGCTGAAGCATTACTTAGTAAACTTGAGGGAGAATATGAAGTAGTTAGAAAATTTAAGGGAGAAGAATTAGTTGGCCTAGAGTATGAACAAATGTTCAATTTTGCGCAGCCAGAAAAAGATAAAAAGGCGTTTTGTGTTGTTCATGCAGATTACGTAACTCTGACAGATGGTACCGGTATAGTCCATACTGCACCTGCTTTTGGTGAGGATGACAGTAATACAGGGAAAAAATACAATCTTGCGTTTATAAATCTAGTAGATACACAGGGACGTTTTGTTGATGCTGTTACAGACTGGAAAGGCATGTTTGTAAAAGATGCGGATCCTAAGATTGTTAAATATTTAGAGGAAAAAGGTATACTATATAAAGCAGAAAAATTTAAACATTCATATCCATTTTGCTGGAGATGTGATACTCCATTATTGTATTATCCAAGAGATACCTGGTTTATAAGAATGTCTGCTTTAAGGGATAAATTAGTTAAGAATACTAATAACACTAATTGGTATCCAGATAATATAAGAACGGGAAGATTCGGAAACTTTGTTGAAAATGTAATAGACTGGGGTTTAAGTAGAGAAAGATACTGGGGTACACCACTTCCTATATGGCAATGTGAATGTGGCCATAAGGAGTGCATTGGAAGCATAAAGGAATTAAAAGAAAAAGGTATAAATGTTCCAGAAAATATAGAACTCCATAAGCCATATATAGATTCAGTTAAATTAAGATGTCCGCATTGTGGAAAAGAAATGACAAGAACAAGTGAAGTCATAGACTGCTGGTTTGATTCAGGTTCAATGCCTTTTGCTCAGCATCACTATCCATTTGAGAATAAAGAAGTATTTGAAAAGAATTTTCCTGCACAATTTATATCAGAAGCAGTTGATCAGACTAGAGGATGGTTTTATACATTAATGGCTGTATCAACAGTATTGTTTGATAAAAGTCCATTTGAAAATTGTGTGGTATTAGGCCATGTACTTGATAAATATGGACTTAAGATGTCAAAACATAAGGGGAATGTACTAGATCCTATGATAGTTCTTGAAAATGAAGGAGCTGACGCATCAAGGTGGTATTTTTATACAGCAAGTGCACCATGGCTTCCATCTAGATTTTATGAAGAAGCAGTACAAGAGAGTCAAAGAAAATTTTTGGGCACTCTTTGGAATGTATATTCATTTTATGTACTTTATGCTGAAATAGATAAATTTAATCCACTTGATTATGATAACTTCGTAAGCCAAAATGTAATGGATAAATGGATAATTTCAAGATTAAATTCATTAATAAAAGAAACAGAAGACCATTTGGATAATTATAGAATAACTCAGGCAGCTATTAATATAGGCGATTTTGTAGATGAGCTTTCCAACTGGTATGTAAGAAGAAATAGATCGAGATATTGGAGTGAAAGCTTAACAGATGATAAAATAGGAGCTTATGTAACTTTATACAAGGTACTTGTTACACTAGCTAAGATTTCAGCTCCATTTGTACCATTTATGACTGAAGAATTGTATCAAAGTCTTGTAGTAGCACTTGATAAAGATGCACCTGAAAGTGTTCATCTTTGCAAATGGCCAGAATATGATGAAAGAGTTGTAGATAAGCAATTAGAAACCGATATGGAAGAAGCATATAGAATAGTTAAGCTTGGAAGAAGTGCGAGAAATTCTGCCAACATCAAAAATAGACAGCCGCTTTCTGAAATGCTTGTAAGTGTAAAGAACCTTCCAGAATATTATGGTGACATAATAAAAGATGAGTTAAATATAAAGAAAGTAGTGTTTAATGCTGACTTATCAAAATACGTCAATTTTGATATAAAACCTAATTTACCTGTACTCGGAAAGAAATATGGTAAATTAATACCAGCTATAAGAAAACAAATATCATCAATGAACCAAATGGAATTAGCTCAGAAGATAAGAAATAGCGAGATGGTATTAATATATGTTAATGATATTGAGATAGAACTTAATGAAAATAATTTACTTGTGACTATGCAGGGATTAGAAGGTTTTGCATTTGCTGGTGAGGATAATGTTGGAGTAGTTCTAGATACAAATATAACACAAGATTTAAGAGAAGAAGGCGACTTAAGAGAGATCTTAAGTAAAATTCAGAATATGAGAAAGGAAAGTGGATTTGAAGTCGCTGACAAGATAAAACTTTATATTAATGGTAATAATGGATTAGAAGCTGTAGTTAAGAAATTTGAAGATAGGCTCAAAAAGGAAACCTTAGCAGTTGAGGTAATATATAACGAGAATAAGGATTACAGTAAATGTAAAATAAATGGTGAAGAACTTGGGATGCTTGTAGAAGTAGTTAAATAA
- a CDS encoding LacI family DNA-binding transcriptional regulator: MPASIKDVAKEAGVSIATVSRVLNDVDVVNEETKKKVLEAIDKLGYRPNIVARSLKTQKTKTVGIIIPDISSPFYPEIVRGAEDVSNIYDYNMMLCNTDLDFEKEMEYLRVLKEKMVDGVLYMSSSLKSNILELINKLQIPMVMVETTSEEGNIPSVTINNKQAAEDAVEYLIKKGSNNIAYIGTDKDEINARALRYKGYRSALKNNNLTFNEDITCFGGLKAKDGYEGMKNILEKTQNIDGVFCTGDEIAMGAINFLREKNIKVPEDINVIGFDNIYSAATFYPKLTTVAQPMYDMGSVGMRMLIKIINKQDLENQNYVLKHEIIERDSCRK; encoded by the coding sequence TTGCCAGCATCAATAAAAGACGTTGCTAAAGAAGCAGGAGTTTCTATTGCTACAGTATCAAGAGTTTTGAATGATGTAGACGTTGTAAATGAAGAAACTAAAAAGAAAGTATTAGAGGCTATAGATAAATTAGGATACAGACCTAATATAGTTGCAAGAAGTTTAAAAACACAAAAAACTAAAACAGTTGGAATAATAATACCAGATATATCAAGTCCTTTCTATCCCGAGATAGTAAGGGGAGCTGAAGATGTATCAAATATATATGATTATAACATGATGCTTTGTAATACAGATTTGGATTTCGAGAAAGAAATGGAATATTTAAGAGTTCTTAAGGAAAAAATGGTTGATGGAGTTCTTTATATGAGCAGTTCTCTTAAAAGCAATATATTAGAACTTATAAATAAACTTCAGATTCCTATGGTTATGGTTGAAACTACAAGTGAAGAGGGAAATATTCCAAGCGTAACTATAAATAATAAGCAGGCAGCAGAGGATGCCGTAGAGTATCTCATAAAAAAAGGAAGCAATAATATAGCTTACATAGGAACGGATAAGGATGAGATAAATGCCAGGGCATTAAGATATAAGGGATATCGATCCGCACTTAAAAATAATAATTTAACATTTAATGAAGATATAACTTGCTTTGGTGGTTTAAAAGCTAAAGATGGATACGAAGGTATGAAGAATATACTGGAGAAAACACAAAACATAGATGGAGTTTTTTGTACTGGCGATGAAATTGCTATGGGAGCAATAAACTTTTTAAGAGAAAAAAATATAAAGGTTCCAGAGGATATAAATGTTATAGGTTTTGATAATATTTACTCGGCTGCAACATTTTATCCTAAACTTACAACTGTTGCTCAACCTATGTATGATATGGGATCAGTTGGTATGAGAATGCTCATAAAGATTATAAATAAACAAGATCTTGAAAATCAAAATTATGTTCTGAAGCATGAAATAATAGAAAGAGATTCTTGTCGAAAATAA
- a CDS encoding DedA family protein, which produces MVESLINLVIFILDKLGYAGVFLGMALESACIPIPSEAILPFGGYLSYTGRLNLISTIIIGTLGGTFGSIAAYYLGRLGGRPLVEKYADKLRLSKSKIEKSDQYFNKYGDKIVFYSRLLPIIRTFISLPAGISKMEFKKFTVYTFLGSLLWSIVLGYAGYKMGENWMKIHSLFHIADILVVLFIIGFVIYKIVKRYKK; this is translated from the coding sequence ATGGTAGAGAGTTTAATAAACTTAGTAATTTTTATATTAGATAAACTCGGATATGCAGGTGTATTCTTAGGTATGGCCCTGGAGAGTGCTTGTATTCCTATTCCAAGTGAAGCAATACTGCCATTTGGAGGATATTTAAGCTATACTGGTAGACTAAATTTAATTTCTACTATAATTATAGGAACGCTTGGTGGTACATTTGGTTCAATTGCTGCCTATTATCTTGGCAGATTAGGTGGGAGACCTTTAGTTGAGAAGTATGCAGATAAGTTAAGGTTGTCAAAATCAAAGATAGAAAAAAGTGATCAGTATTTTAATAAATATGGAGATAAGATAGTCTTTTATTCAAGACTTTTACCCATAATAAGGACTTTTATATCATTACCTGCGGGTATAAGTAAGATGGAATTTAAAAAGTTTACTGTATATACTTTTTTAGGTTCCCTACTTTGGAGTATTGTACTCGGATATGCGGGTTATAAGATGGGTGAAAATTGGATGAAAATTCATTCGCTATTTCATATAGCAGATATACTTGTAGTATTATTTATAATTGGATTTGTTATATATAAAATCGTAAAGAGATATAAGAAATAA
- a CDS encoding AAA domain-containing protein: MDYKGRIKDIFSYLLSIKNLNEKIIRNAYEYEKMYFEYDILSMDGCTVNRNPDVEWWLEVNKKSKQLYDQFFKTYLEMEKNGQDIEIIWGHGLIVWKINDQKIIHPVITTRQKLEFNAKDKRFRLTPSSKTSLETGIFEGLDLVNLHSVIQMESEINSTNLDPRNMSDIKDILHELVFYLNSNGKVDLGKSSIEKIRISNCPVIYDIPVIIIRKNTMRLWQREIINVINEIDNGYPIPETVKALVYDKKLDQSKKDLDDWKDVSKDLLFPLSSNYEQNQIVKRLCENYGVVVQGPPGTGKSHTIVNLICHLLAHGKRILVTSQTDRALKVLVNKIPDDIKPLCINVLGNDSNSMKELNDSVRNITDNLSIEPDKLRNDIKDLKEELGKCTEKQSALYERLKELERAENKNIQIENQNYRIMDVSKWVRNNKDKLGVIEDDIKYSKLLPISEKRFNELVLLMNDISRNDKEEYDGIKIMLDKLPDINTICDKMKKLDELNDNLKEYRRALRDWRIPDKYKIDYSSIMDILRESEDKMSKMENGDMKHIMKLHYESKISHDKFLDLVFKFNNYMATLGKLKHKLSNNRVEIPNDIDVKKIGDDSNNVYDYLNSRGKPGRIFKMMHPDLNYIFEDCKVNFKKIENIEQLSILRIFIKEQHVMKEIEILWNDFAKDYNLEVIDCSKDKMSIVKLEQKIKEFNDIVDWDMRYKNRIIALFGRISIPQNLDWHKKQTYSYLIESMECIKKIEDYNELKSYMEILKKIIISTKKMDNLYKAIDNYDIDEVKRLFRRIEYLKSIKGKVGILEEIFKDLKKECPITLSKLLKNWKIKARNFDELNEEWKWAKCNCLIKNIYKINPEFIESEIEEQKQKEKLIVNELVAKKTWYNQILKTTESEKRSLFAWMQAVKRIGKGTGKMVSQYRNIAQNEMEKCKDIIPVWIMPLNRVIENIRLSRRLFDVIIFDESSQSDIFSICGLMRAKKAIIVGDDKQISPETVGIDQTVIQGLISKYLKDIPQSEWFDLQTSLYDTALRVFPNRLILKEHFRSVPEIIGFSNQLCYSREIKPLRYPNQYEAFEQPIVTVKVNGYRDENKPINIKEAEAISNKIAECCNDSKYNGMTMGVISLLGDVQSDVIENLVKQKIGEEEMINRRLICGDAYSFQGDERDVMFLSMVISDNVKFAPLTRESDMRRFNVASSRARDQMWLFYSVDLNNLNKSCVRYNFLNYCLNYKKINKTSQKVEYIFQSKFQKDVYNMLIDEGYFITPQVQVGEYKIDLVVEDEKSRMAIICDGDAAGDGLDWRSSIERQLNLERLGWKFCRIRGTEFYYNPQKAIDKICKKLKFAQIRKSPNSKIISKDLKVV; this comes from the coding sequence ATGGATTACAAGGGTAGAATTAAAGACATATTTTCTTATCTTTTAAGTATAAAAAATTTGAATGAAAAAATTATAAGAAACGCGTATGAGTATGAAAAGATGTATTTTGAATATGACATATTGTCAATGGATGGGTGTACCGTAAACAGAAATCCAGATGTAGAATGGTGGCTTGAAGTAAATAAAAAATCTAAACAATTATATGATCAATTTTTTAAAACATATCTGGAAATGGAGAAAAATGGACAAGATATAGAGATTATATGGGGACATGGGCTTATTGTTTGGAAAATTAATGATCAAAAAATAATACACCCGGTAATAACTACTAGACAAAAATTAGAATTTAATGCTAAGGACAAGAGATTCAGATTGACTCCAAGTTCAAAGACGTCATTGGAAACAGGTATATTTGAAGGATTGGATCTAGTGAATTTACACAGTGTAATTCAGATGGAAAGTGAAATCAATAGTACAAATTTAGACCCTAGGAATATGAGTGATATTAAGGATATACTTCACGAGCTTGTATTTTATTTGAATTCTAATGGAAAAGTTGATTTAGGCAAATCATCAATTGAAAAGATAAGAATATCAAACTGTCCTGTAATATATGATATTCCTGTGATCATAATAAGAAAAAATACTATGAGGCTTTGGCAGAGGGAAATAATAAATGTAATAAATGAAATAGATAATGGGTACCCAATACCAGAGACTGTTAAGGCACTTGTATATGATAAGAAATTAGATCAGAGTAAAAAGGATCTTGATGATTGGAAAGATGTATCAAAGGATTTATTATTCCCGTTGTCATCAAATTATGAACAAAATCAGATAGTAAAAAGACTATGTGAAAATTATGGAGTTGTTGTTCAAGGACCACCAGGGACTGGAAAAAGCCATACTATAGTAAATTTGATATGCCATTTACTTGCTCATGGCAAGAGAATACTTGTAACTAGTCAAACGGATAGAGCACTTAAGGTACTTGTAAACAAAATACCTGATGATATAAAACCCTTATGCATAAATGTTTTGGGAAACGATTCAAATTCAATGAAGGAATTAAATGATTCAGTTAGGAATATAACGGATAATCTTTCTATTGAACCAGATAAATTACGCAATGATATTAAGGATTTGAAGGAGGAACTGGGTAAATGTACCGAAAAGCAGAGTGCACTTTATGAAAGACTTAAAGAGTTAGAAAGGGCTGAAAATAAAAATATACAGATTGAAAATCAGAACTATAGAATAATGGATGTATCAAAATGGGTTAGAAATAATAAAGATAAACTTGGAGTTATAGAGGATGATATAAAGTATAGTAAACTGCTTCCTATTTCAGAAAAAAGATTTAATGAATTGGTGTTATTAATGAATGATATAAGTAGGAATGACAAGGAAGAATATGACGGTATCAAAATTATGCTAGATAAGTTACCGGATATAAATACTATATGTGATAAGATGAAAAAACTAGATGAATTAAATGATAATCTAAAGGAATATAGAAGAGCATTAAGGGATTGGAGAATTCCAGATAAATATAAAATTGATTATAGTTCGATTATGGATATTCTACGTGAATCTGAAGATAAAATGAGTAAGATGGAAAATGGGGATATGAAGCATATAATGAAACTTCATTATGAAAGTAAGATATCACATGATAAGTTTCTGGATCTCGTATTTAAATTTAATAATTATATGGCTACACTGGGAAAATTAAAACATAAACTTAGTAATAATAGGGTTGAGATACCCAATGATATTGATGTTAAAAAAATTGGAGATGATTCTAATAATGTGTATGATTACTTAAATTCTAGGGGGAAGCCGGGAAGAATATTTAAAATGATGCATCCCGATTTAAATTATATATTTGAAGACTGTAAAGTCAATTTTAAAAAAATTGAGAATATAGAGCAGCTTTCAATACTCAGAATATTTATAAAAGAACAGCATGTAATGAAGGAAATAGAAATTTTATGGAATGATTTCGCAAAAGACTATAATCTGGAGGTTATAGATTGCAGCAAGGATAAAATGAGTATAGTAAAACTTGAACAAAAAATTAAGGAATTTAATGATATTGTTGATTGGGATATGAGATATAAGAATAGGATAATAGCTTTATTTGGAAGAATATCTATACCTCAAAATTTGGATTGGCACAAAAAGCAAACTTACTCTTATTTGATAGAGAGTATGGAGTGTATAAAAAAAATAGAGGATTATAATGAACTTAAGTCATATATGGAAATTCTTAAGAAGATAATAATATCTACAAAAAAAATGGACAATCTTTATAAGGCAATTGATAATTATGATATAGATGAAGTGAAAAGGTTATTTAGAAGGATAGAATATCTAAAAAGTATAAAAGGAAAGGTCGGGATATTAGAAGAGATTTTTAAGGATTTAAAAAAAGAATGTCCAATTACTTTAAGTAAATTATTAAAGAACTGGAAGATTAAAGCTCGAAACTTCGATGAATTGAATGAGGAATGGAAATGGGCAAAGTGTAATTGTTTAATTAAAAATATATATAAAATAAATCCTGAATTTATTGAGAGTGAAATAGAAGAACAGAAACAAAAAGAAAAATTGATTGTAAATGAACTAGTTGCTAAAAAAACATGGTATAATCAAATTCTTAAAACTACTGAGAGTGAGAAGAGAAGTTTATTTGCATGGATGCAGGCTGTTAAAAGAATAGGAAAAGGTACCGGTAAAATGGTCTCTCAATATAGAAATATAGCTCAAAATGAGATGGAAAAATGTAAAGATATAATTCCGGTTTGGATAATGCCGTTAAATAGGGTAATAGAAAATATAAGATTATCAAGAAGATTATTTGATGTGATTATATTTGATGAGAGCAGCCAAAGTGATATATTTTCTATATGTGGACTTATGCGTGCTAAGAAAGCTATAATTGTTGGAGATGATAAACAAATAAGTCCTGAGACAGTTGGAATAGATCAAACAGTTATACAAGGGCTGATTAGTAAATATCTTAAGGATATCCCTCAGAGTGAATGGTTTGATTTACAAACAAGTCTTTATGATACAGCGCTTAGGGTATTTCCAAATAGGCTTATTTTGAAAGAGCATTTTAGATCAGTTCCTGAAATAATAGGATTTAGTAATCAATTGTGTTATTCAAGAGAGATAAAACCTCTAAGATATCCAAATCAGTATGAAGCATTTGAACAGCCTATAGTTACAGTTAAGGTGAATGGATATAGAGATGAAAATAAACCTATAAATATTAAAGAAGCGGAGGCGATTTCAAATAAAATAGCAGAATGTTGTAATGATTCAAAATATAATGGCATGACAATGGGAGTTATATCGCTTCTTGGAGATGTGCAAAGTGATGTTATAGAAAATTTGGTAAAGCAGAAAATTGGAGAAGAGGAGATGATAAATAGGAGGTTAATATGTGGAGATGCATATTCATTTCAAGGAGATGAAAGAGATGTAATGTTCTTATCGATGGTAATATCAGATAATGTTAAATTTGCTCCATTAACAAGGGAATCTGATATGAGGAGGTTTAATGTTGCATCTAGCAGAGCTAGAGATCAAATGTGGTTGTTTTATTCTGTAGATCTTAATAATTTAAATAAATCATGTGTTAGATATAATTTTTTAAATTATTGTTTAAATTACAAAAAAATAAATAAAACTTCCCAAAAGGTAGAATACATTTTTCAGTCAAAGTTTCAAAAAGATGTCTATAATATGTTGATTGATGAAGGGTATTTTATAACACCTCAGGTTCAAGTAGGGGAATATAAAATAGATCTTGTAGTAGAAGATGAAAAAAGTAGAATGGCAATAATCTGTGATGGAGATGCTGCAGGTGATGGGCTAGATTGGAGGTCAAGTATAGAAAGACAACTTAATTTGGAAAGACTTGGATGGAAATTCTGCAGAATAAGAGGAACAGAATTTTATTATAATCCACAGAAAGCCATAGATAAAATATGTAAGAAATTAAAGTTTGCACAAATACGAAAATCGCCAAATAGTAAAATTATTTCTAAGGATCTTAAAGTAGTGTAA